A window of the Electrophorus electricus isolate fEleEle1 chromosome 11, fEleEle1.pri, whole genome shotgun sequence genome harbors these coding sequences:
- the cnih1 gene encoding protein cornichon homolog 1 isoform X2, with protein MAFTFAAFCYMLALLLTAALIFFAIWHIIAFDELKTDYKNPIDQCNTLNPLVLPEYLIHVFFCVMFLCAAEWLTLGLNMPLLAYHVWRYMSRPVMSGPGLYDPTTIMNADILAYCQKEGWCKLAFYLLSFFYYLYGMIYTLVSS; from the exons atggCGTTCACATTCGCGGCCTTTTGTTATATGCTTGCGCTATTGCTTACAGCGGCTCTCATCTTCTTCGCCATCTGGCAC ATAATCGCTTTTGATGAACTGAAGACTGACTACAAGAACCCTATAGATCAATGCAACACGTTAAAcccg CTGGTGCTGCCAGAGTACCTCATCCACGTGTTCTTCTGTGTGATGTTCCTGTGTGCCGCCGAGTGGCTCACACTTGGACTCAACATGCCCCTGCTGGCCTATCATGTCTGGAG GTACATGTCTCGCCCTGTGATGAGTGGTCCTGGTCTCTATGACCCCACCACCATAATGAATGCTGATATTCTGGCATACTGTCAGAAAGAAGGCTGGTGTAAACTTGCCTTCTACCTCCTCTCATTCTTCTACTATCTTTATGG GATGATCTACACGTTGGTGAGCTCTTAG
- the cnih1 gene encoding protein cornichon homolog 1 isoform X1: MAFTFAAFCYMLALLLTAALIFFAIWHIIAFDELKTDYKNPIDQCNTLNPTVERVKKIKRVRLALKLVLPEYLIHVFFCVMFLCAAEWLTLGLNMPLLAYHVWRYMSRPVMSGPGLYDPTTIMNADILAYCQKEGWCKLAFYLLSFFYYLYGMIYTLVSS, from the exons atggCGTTCACATTCGCGGCCTTTTGTTATATGCTTGCGCTATTGCTTACAGCGGCTCTCATCTTCTTCGCCATCTGGCAC ATAATCGCTTTTGATGAACTGAAGACTGACTACAAGAACCCTATAGATCAATGCAACACGTTAAAcccg ACAGTTGAGAGGGTGAAAAAGATTAAAAGGGTCAGGCTTGCCCTGAAG CTGGTGCTGCCAGAGTACCTCATCCACGTGTTCTTCTGTGTGATGTTCCTGTGTGCCGCCGAGTGGCTCACACTTGGACTCAACATGCCCCTGCTGGCCTATCATGTCTGGAG GTACATGTCTCGCCCTGTGATGAGTGGTCCTGGTCTCTATGACCCCACCACCATAATGAATGCTGATATTCTGGCATACTGTCAGAAAGAAGGCTGGTGTAAACTTGCCTTCTACCTCCTCTCATTCTTCTACTATCTTTATGG GATGATCTACACGTTGGTGAGCTCTTAG
- the gmfb gene encoding glia maturation factor beta — protein sequence MSESLVVCEVDGDLVKKLREFRFRKETNNAAIIMKIDKERQLVILDEEHEDISPDELKDELPERQPRFVVYSYKYQHDDGRVSYPLCFIFSSPAGCKPEQQMMYAGSKNKLVQTVELTKVFEIRNTEDLTEEWLREKLGFFR from the exons ATG AGTGAGTCCTTAGTAGTGTGTGAGGTGGATGGAGACCTGGTGAAGAAGCTACGAGAGTTTCGCTTTAGAAAGGAAACTAACAATGCAGCCATCATCA TGAAGATTGACAAAGAAAGGCAGCTGGTTATCTTGGATGAGGAGCATGAG GACATTTCCCCTGATGAGCTGAAGGATGAACTGCCTGAAAGACAGCCCAG ATTTGTAGTGTACAGTTATAAATACCAGCATGATGATGGAAGAGTGTCTTATCCTCTTTGCTTTATCTTCTCCAGTCCAGCTG GGTGTAAACCGGAGCAGCAGATGATGTATGCTGGGAGCAAGAATAAACTTGTGCAGACAGTCGAACTGACAAAG GTCTTTGAGATCAGGAACACGGAGGACCTGACTGAAGAGTGGCTGAGGGAGAAACTGGGCTTCTTTCGTTAG
- the lgals3a gene encoding galectin-3: MEEFSLADAISDDAPNQPSRNRNDNASVAFNGAPPPTNPGWPGAAPGGPSFPASGGPAQPSAPGGFPHSGPGAPGSFPHGPVAPHQYPNAPSAPAGYPPGPGVPPQFPSNPGQFPPGGAPMPYSGGQFPSTPGAPQGPYPNAPYPAGPPGPPASGMYGPGGPPAFPPAPGPGPGFAGGAFPPLPPGSWGVPGGGFPSQPGPPGGFGPGPMGPYGGPGAPRGTLLVPYDLPLHAGILPRLLITIVGEPVLGGDRFHVDFVKGPDVVFHFNPRFTEQRVVRNSNLGGYWGPEERDGGFPFVQGRQFELKILVEPDVFKVAVDGVHLLEYEHRVGGMEEVTLLQVTGDITLYSVAPTMI, from the exons ATGGAAGAGTTTTCG CTTGCTGATGCAATCTCAGATGATGCCCCGAATCAGCCGTCTAGGAACAGGAACGACAACGCATCTGTCGCCTTTAATGGGGCACCCCCTCCCACTAATCCTGGCTGGCCTGGTGCAGCTCCAGGTGGCCCCAGCTTCCCAGCCTCAGGAGGCCCTGCCCAGCCTTCAGCCCCTGGTGGTTTCCCCCATTCTGGCCCTGGTGCCCCAGGCTCCTTCCCCCATGGGCCCGTTGCACCACACCAGTATCCCAATGCCCCCTCTGCCCCGGCAGGATACCCTCCTGGCCCTGGGGTGCCTCCACAGTTTCCCTCGAACCCAGGGCAATTTCCTCCAGGCGGGGCACCCATGCCATACTCTGGTGGCCAGTTCCCCTCCACCCCTGGGGCTCCACAGGGACCGTACCCCAACGCTCCCTACCCAGCAGGACCACCAGGACCACCCGCCTCAGGCATGTATGGGCCTGGAGGCCCTCCTGCCTTTCCTCCAGCTCCAGGCCCTGGGCCTGGCTTTGCGGGTGGAGCGTTCCCCCCTCTACCTCCCGGGTCTTGGGGTGTGCCTGGAGGGGGCTTCCCTTCACAGCCTGGCCCTCCAGGGGGCTTCGGCCCTGGGCCCATGGGACCATACGGAGGCCCTGGTGCGCCTAGAGGCACCCTG CTGGTGCCTTATGACCTACCCCTCCACGCAGGTATATTGCCCCGCCTTCTCATCACTATAGTAGGAGAGCCTGTTCTGGGAGGAGACAG GTTCCATGTGGACTTTGTGAAAGGCCCTGACGTGGTGTTCCATTTTAACCCCCGCTTCACCGAGCAGAGAGTCGTCAGGAACTCCAACCTTGGAGGCTACTGGGGCCCAGAGGAGAGGGATGGGGGTTTCCCTTTTGTGCAGGGGAGACAGTTTGAG CTGAAGATTCTGGTGGAGCCAGACGTGTTTAAGGTGGCGGTGGATGGAGTGCATCTCCTGGAGTACGAGCACCGGGTTGGGGGGATGGAGGAGGTGACACTACTGCAGGTTACAGGGGACATCACCCTCTACAGCGTGGCCCCCACCATGATCTAA